A stretch of DNA from Bacteroidota bacterium:
CTACATGCCGGGGCTCAAAAAAACGACAATAAAGAAAATTGTCTCGCTGTTGTTGGCTTTTTTTTCAACTCTGTACTTATAAAGAACATAAGCGTTTATCTCTACGAAGGTGCCAACATTGTAGATTCTGCAAAAGTTAACAGCAACAAAGATTTCGGATTTGTTCTGGATCGCAACAAGCAATATTCCATTTGTATCATTGCAAGGGGTTACTATCAAAGACTGATCGCGATCAATACGGATCTTCCGGACAATATCAACACAATTCCGTTATTTATTTTTGAATTTGAAATAGAACTGATGCGGGAAGCAAAGGGCGTGGATGACTATTACATGGATTTCCCGATCGCAATTATTGCATTTGATCCGAAAACAGAAACATTTGGATACCGGAAAAAATATACCACCATGATGCAGAAAGAATCAAGAAAAGTTCAGGCGCAATTCAGGGTTCGTAAATCCAGGTAATTTTATTTCTTTTGTACTCCGCAGGTATATTTTGTACTCATTAGTTCTTTGTCCTGGTAAATATATTCAAACTGGTCGGCAGTAAGTGTAACTATTTTAAACTTGTATTTTTCTCCATTATCAAATACCATATTTACCCATACTCTTATTTTATCGTTGCTCCATGTTCCGGTTTTTGCAACACCATCCATTGTTAAAAACACAGTGCCATCCGTCATATATGTCACCCCGTCCTGTTTCTGATTTTCTTCGGGCATATTTACAACACTAAAACGTTCGTAACTTATCAGCTTCCAGGCTTTGCACAAAGCCTCGTCGCGCAATACAGGAGCCGGCGCGGCTGGTTGTTTTGGTTTATACTCTGCTTTGGGGATTGGGGCTTTTTCCTGAGCAAAATATGCTGTTGTAATAAATAATACCGCGATAATTGTTGTGATGATGTTTTTCATTTGAATTTGTTTTATAATAATTCAATATTAAATTTAGTGGAAATGTTTAATATATATATCTTCCTTATGTCTCATTTCCTTTTGGCCCGTTTTGGTTTTATCGTTATAACCCATAAGGTGAAGTACCCCATGTATTATAACTCTCCTTAACTCGTCATCAAATTGCGTGCCTAAAAGCCGTGCATTTTCTTTAACTCTGTCAATGCTAATGAATATATCGCCCGAAATCATCTTTTTATTACCTTTTCCTGCTTTGGATTCAGCATAATCAAAGGTTATAATGTCGGTGTAATAATTGTGCTTTAAATATTTTTTGTTTACTCCGACAAGGTATTTATCACTGCAAAACACATAACAAATCGTCCCTGGCTCATGCTTTTCTTTTACAATAACACCTGTTATCCATTTTTTTATCCGCGATCTGTTTCTCAGCTCAAATTTAATCCTTTCGTTTATAAAATTTATTTCTGATCGGGACATTATGTACAAGGGTTTTTTAAAGTATAAATGTATTCTACCAATATCCTTTGGTCTTGCCTTCCAACACATCTTTGGCCAAAAGCGTTTCCCGCCATAAAGCAACAAGGCCTTTGGTATAGAGGTATTTGGGGTGTAACGACCAGATTCTCATTGTTGTTTTATGAATAGGGCAGATTGAAAAAGATAGTTAATTGCCGAAAGTGTGATTTGGAAAAAAGGAATGAATCCGATTATTTCAGGCCGGTTCGCTCCTTCCATAGTTCATTAAACGATTTGCGTGCTACAGTAGGCAGCGCCCTCCGCTCGCCCCAGGTTTTTTTGAAGAACCGCTTTAGAATAAAATTTTTCATTTTTGCCCCCCCCCTTTCCATCGCTTTTCGTTTCATCATCGCGGCTTTCCAGGCATACCAGATAATATCTTCCGATTTGGTTTTGTGCCCTTCTTCAACAAAATCTTTACGGTTCAACAAAAGCAAATGGTGCAGGTCGATTTTAACAGGACAAACCTCTGTGCATTTTCCGCAAAGGCTCGAAGCAAAACTCAGGTGTTTAAACTCATCTATGCCATTAAAGAACGGACTGATCACAGAACCAATAGGCCCACTGTATGTGGTTCCGTAAGCGTGTCCCCCAATATTTTTATAAATGGGACATCCGTTCAAACAGGCTCCGCAGCGTATGCATGATAATGCCCGACGCTGTTCTGTTTGGGCAAGTAATTCTGTCCGTCCATTATCCAACAGCACAACATACATCTCTTCCGGTCCATCGGTCTCTCCGGCCTGACGAGGACCCGTAAGTATATTATTGTATACCGTCAGATTCTGGCCTGTGCCGTGTGTTGCCAGAAGAGGCCAGAACAAATCGAGGTCCATTAGTGTCGGGATGATTTTTTCAATCCCGACAACAGCAATATTAATTTTAGGGTGCGCGACAGAATTCAGCGCGTTACCTTCATTTTCAGTAACGGCAACCGCGCCGATGTCGGCTATTAAAAAATTACCGCCCGTCACACCCGCTTCGGCTTTTGTATATTTTTCTCTCAGCAATTTACGCACATGCGCCACAATATCCTGTGGCGTCCAATTAATTGGTGTGCCTTGTGTTTCGCTGAATGTTTTAGCCACATCTTCTTTGGAAAGGTGCATGGCAGGAGTTACAATATGATAAGGAGGCTCTTTGCGAAGTTGTACAATATATTCGCCCAGGTCCGTTTCAATGCTTTCAATACCCTCCTTTTCGAGCGCATGGTTAAAGTGTATTTCTTCCGTTGTCATTGATTTAGCCTTGACAACGGTTTTCGTATTCGCTTTTTTTAAGATCCTGTTTATTTCTGACATTGCCTCTACGACATCCTGAGCCCAAATAACCTGGCCTCCGCGCTTTTTAAAGGCACTCTCAAAATCTGTTAAGTAGCGCTCCAGGTTTTCGATGACCTTGTGCTTCAATGCAGCGGCACGGGTTTTGGCCAACTCCAGGTTGCTGTATTGCTTTTTACCATCTACAACTTTTTTATCATACTGCGCGATATTGAACAGCAGCTTACGATGATGTTCGGCATCAAACGTTTTCTTTTCGGCATCATCTAAAAAAGTATCCTGTTGTTCCATTTCCGGCTATTGTTTCACGTCAACTTTTATGCGTTCGTTACGGTTCGCCAGTTCCCAGGCGGTATAAAACACCAGCCGGGCTCGCTTTTCCATCAATTCGAAATTTATTTTACTTATTTCATCCTTTTCCTGATGATAATCGGCATGAGTACCATTAAAATAAAAAATAACAGGTATGTTTTTTTTCGCGAAATTATAATGATCGGAGCGATAATAAAACCGGTTCGCATCATGCATATCATTATACGTGTAGTCAAGCATTAATTTACAATATTGTTTGTTCGCATCTTCGCTAACCTTATGCAATTCGCTGCTTAATTTATCTGCACCTATTATATAAATATAATCCACGCTATCCTTGTGTCTATCATCAACCCGGCCTATCATATCAATGTTCAGATCAACAACTGTGTTTTTCATCGGGTAAACCGGATTTTCAGCATAATATTCAGAGCCCAACAGCCCCTTCTCTTCACCGGCAACGGTCATGAACAAAATACTTCTGCGCGGGCCTGCCCCTTCTTTTTTTGCAAGGGCAAAGGCTTTGGACAATTCAATGACACTAACAGTGCCCGATCCATCATCATCCGCTCCGTTATATACTTTGCCGTCATGAACTCCAAGGTGATCGTAATGGGCGGTTAAAACAACCAATTCCTCTTTCAGATCAGAACCTTCTATATAACCTAAAACATTTTCTGAGTTAACTGTTTTTTCATCAACAGCAATGGTTATTTTAATGTCTGCTTTTACTGTTTTTGAAAATGTTTCTTTTTTGCTGCTGATCTTTTCTTCCCATTTGTTAATGTCTGCACCCTTCGTAGCTAACATTATATTGGCCATTTGTTTTGATATAAAAATAACCGGTATTTTTTCTTTTTTCTTTACAGAATCATTTTTCAATTTCATGCTTTTTGCTTCTATGCGATGTCTGTATTGTTTAAACGCAGAATCAATATTAGCGACAACGACCAACAATATTTTCGCGTTTTTATTTCTTGCAATTTCTTCCTTTTTACGAAAACCGGTTGACCATGCAGTTAGCTTTTTTGTTTTTGAAACAAAATAAATCGAGTCTGTGTCCATGGGTTCTCCATCAAACACCATAACTACTTTATTCTCAACACTTGCTTTTTTATAATCGGAATAATTAAGGTCGTCAATCCCATAACCGGCAAAAACAATTTCTTTAGCTTCAATTATTTGTGCGCTTAATCCGTAAAAAGCCAGGTAATTTTTATCCGCAGCGTAATCTTTATTATTTATTTTAAGAAATACCTCTTTTTTGTATTGTACATCCAGCGGAAATCGCTGAAAATAACTTGTATCACCTACTCCGGGCCGCAGCCTTCCTTCCTTAAATTGCGCAGCAATATAACTTGCAGCCATTTTTTGTCCTCTCTCGCCTGTTTCTCTTCCCTCATATTCATCGGAAGCCAAAACAGAAAGATGCTTTCGTAAATTATCTCCCATAATTGAATTCGCATAACGAATCTGCAGGGGCTCTTTATTTTGGGAAATTAAAGAATGAGAGTACAGCACTAAAACAACCGACAATTGACAACCAATAATCCATAACCGAATTTTCCCTAACATCCCTGCGAAATTTTTTTCACACGCTGCGCATGTCTTCCTCCTTCAAATGAAGTGGTAAAAAAAACATCCACACATGCCTTTGCCTCATCCACATCAATGAACCGGGCAGGCAAACTCATTATATTTGCCGCATTATGTTGGCGGGCAAGTTTAGCGATCTCCCTGTTCCAGCACAGTGCCGAACGTATTCCTTTGTGCTTATTGGCTGCTATATTTATCCCGTTACCACTACCGCACATTAACAAGCCAAATTCAGATTCCCTGTTTTCAACTGATGTGGCAACTTTGTGGGCAAAATCCGGATAATCTGCCCGTTCTTCAGAATCTGTTCCGAAATCTTTTACTGTATACCCCTTTTCTTCCAGGTATTTTTTTAATGTTTCCTTTAATGCAAAACCTGCATGATCAGATCCTAAAGCCACACTTAACTTATTCATTTCTATAGAGTTTGGATAACTGTAAAAGTCCTCAATATTAGACTGACTTTTCAATTCTTATTGTTAATTTTATCAACATAAGAGGTGTTGATATACTGTTTTCGTTGTTATTATCTTACCCAATAAAAAATTTTGTTTGTTCGTTACTTATATCATGCTAATCAATAATTAACACTCCGAAATTTTCTATTCATTACTTATATAATAAATCACACAGTGCAATGAACTACTTTTATACTAAAACTGATAACTAATTAATAAACGTTGATAAGTATACACAGTTCTTTATAAGTCTGTAAACATTTAATAATCAGTTATTTATTATCTGATAAAACGTTAATAAACTA
This window harbors:
- a CDS encoding iron-sulfur cluster-binding protein, translating into MEQQDTFLDDAEKKTFDAEHHRKLLFNIAQYDKKVVDGKKQYSNLELAKTRAAALKHKVIENLERYLTDFESAFKKRGGQVIWAQDVVEAMSEINRILKKANTKTVVKAKSMTTEEIHFNHALEKEGIESIETDLGEYIVQLRKEPPYHIVTPAMHLSKEDVAKTFSETQGTPINWTPQDIVAHVRKLLREKYTKAEAGVTGGNFLIADIGAVAVTENEGNALNSVAHPKINIAVVGIEKIIPTLMDLDLFWPLLATHGTGQNLTVYNNILTGPRQAGETDGPEEMYVVLLDNGRTELLAQTEQRRALSCIRCGACLNGCPIYKNIGGHAYGTTYSGPIGSVISPFFNGIDEFKHLSFASSLCGKCTEVCPVKIDLHHLLLLNRKDFVEEGHKTKSEDIIWYAWKAAMMKRKAMERGGAKMKNFILKRFFKKTWGERRALPTVARKSFNELWKERTGLK
- the rpiB gene encoding ribose 5-phosphate isomerase B; its protein translation is MNKLSVALGSDHAGFALKETLKKYLEEKGYTVKDFGTDSEERADYPDFAHKVATSVENRESEFGLLMCGSGNGINIAANKHKGIRSALCWNREIAKLARQHNAANIMSLPARFIDVDEAKACVDVFFTTSFEGGRHAQRVKKISQGC
- the ybeY gene encoding rRNA maturation RNase YbeY; protein product: MSRSEINFINERIKFELRNRSRIKKWITGVIVKEKHEPGTICYVFCSDKYLVGVNKKYLKHNYYTDIITFDYAESKAGKGNKKMISGDIFISIDRVKENARLLGTQFDDELRRVIIHGVLHLMGYNDKTKTGQKEMRHKEDIYIKHFH
- a CDS encoding M28 family peptidase, coding for MLGKIRLWIIGCQLSVVLVLYSHSLISQNKEPLQIRYANSIMGDNLRKHLSVLASDEYEGRETGERGQKMAASYIAAQFKEGRLRPGVGDTSYFQRFPLDVQYKKEVFLKINNKDYAADKNYLAFYGLSAQIIEAKEIVFAGYGIDDLNYSDYKKASVENKVVMVFDGEPMDTDSIYFVSKTKKLTAWSTGFRKKEEIARNKNAKILLVVVANIDSAFKQYRHRIEAKSMKLKNDSVKKKEKIPVIFISKQMANIMLATKGADINKWEEKISSKKETFSKTVKADIKITIAVDEKTVNSENVLGYIEGSDLKEELVVLTAHYDHLGVHDGKVYNGADDDGSGTVSVIELSKAFALAKKEGAGPRRSILFMTVAGEEKGLLGSEYYAENPVYPMKNTVVDLNIDMIGRVDDRHKDSVDYIYIIGADKLSSELHKVSEDANKQYCKLMLDYTYNDMHDANRFYYRSDHYNFAKKNIPVIFYFNGTHADYHQEKDEISKINFELMEKRARLVFYTAWELANRNERIKVDVKQ